A window of the Lolium perenne isolate Kyuss_39 chromosome 7, Kyuss_2.0, whole genome shotgun sequence genome harbors these coding sequences:
- the LOC127316170 gene encoding uncharacterized protein, with protein MPSSSSPILIRSDTESDDDDAAALSMPAAECFASSLCTQAEVDALCEKHGVPSEFGATPAGDRRACTPPPPGSLCVYAHALETGLRFPLHPFFSEVLSHFGVAPGQLTPNGWRVLVGFVVLCHTTDVPPSLAVFRHFFSLRRKGWYFFRCKQGVGALFTGIKGPKSGKKWKRGFFFLSSPVPWSCPVRWYQEPPCKISTKCPVLSSQDNKSVAKLAHTYGAGVDLRAYLSEADLGAAFSSHLTGTSPPPPLQPSPRSTGSQGMGLSANEAVAPAEKVKAEPVGCTPQLSRKKRKQEEVATAKGGLCRSEPDTPSGLRGPNPRHLPVPNAHGGDGADWEEARKVLDSIVPLCRQREFAAAKPSDVFASSFVAIRQAVNHVSYSLNHALELDQKQRAHERDVAALREQLAEVKAEFAAAKRAMEAERKNAKAELAAARQATAAEVESAKTAAVQQFLRSKEYTRRVAEQALPAYESGAEDMKRVALRLSPRLDAAKLVLPLD; from the exons ATGCCTTCCTCCTCTTCCCCCATACTGATACGCAGCGACaccgagagcgacgacgacgacgctgccgCCCTCTCGATGCCCGCCGCCGAGTGCTTCGCTTCGTCCCTGTGCACCCAGGCCGAGGTCGACGCCCTCTGCGAGAAGCACGGCGTTCCAAGTGAGTTCGGCGCGACACCTGCCGGGGACAGGCGCGCgtgcacgccgccgccgccggggagTCTCTGCGTGTACGCGCACGCGCTGGAGACGGGTCTGCGCTTCCCGCTTCACCCCTTCTTCTCGGAGGTGCTCTCCCACTTCGGCGTCGCGCCGGGCCAGCTGACGCCCAACGGCTGGCGCGTCTTGGTGGGCTTCGTCGTGCTCTGCCACACCACCGACGTGCCGCCGTCGCTCGCCGTGTTCCGGCACTTTTTCTCTCTCAGGAGGAAGGGCTGGTACTTCTTCCGGTGCAAACAAGGCGTCGGAGCGCTCTTCACTGGCATTAAGGGTCCCAAATCCGGGAAAAAGTGGAAAAGGGGCTTCTTCTTCCTGAGCTCGCCGGTGCCATGGTCGTGCCCGGTGCGCTGGTACCAGGAGCCGCCGTGCAAGATCTCCACCAAATGTCCGGTGCTGTCGAGCCAGGATAACAAATCGGTGGCAAAGCTAGCACACACGTACGGCGCGGGAGTTGATCTCCGGGCTTACCTCTCGGAGGCCGATCTTGGCGCAGCCTTCTCCTCTCACCTGACGGggacatcaccaccaccgccactcCAGCCCTCTCCTCGTTCTACTGGTTCCCAAG GGATGGGTCTGTCAGCGAACGAGGCTGTGGCTCCGGCGGAGAAGGTGAAAGCCGAGCCGGTCGGCTGCACGCCGCAGTTGTCTCGCAAGAAGAGGAAGcaggaggaggtcgccaccgcaaaAGGCGGGCTTTGCCGTTCTGAGCCAGACACGCCATCGGGCTTGCGAGGCCCGAACCCGCGACACTTGCCCGTGCCCAACGCacacggcggcgacggcgccgaCTGGGAGGAAGCGCGGAAGGTACTGGATAGCATCGTCCCGCTGTGCCGGCAGCGCGAGTTCGCGGCGGCGAAGCCCTCCGACGTCTTCGCGTCGAGCTTCGTGGCAATTCGCCAG GCCGTGAACCACGTGTCATACTCGCTGAACCACGCGCTGGAGCTGGATCAGAAGCAGAGAGCGCATGAACGCGACGTCGCAGCTCTGCGGGAGCAGCTGGCTGAGGTGAAGGCCGAGTTCGCCGCGGCGAAGCGGGCGATGGAGGCAGAAAGGAAGAACGCCAAGGCCGAGCTCGCCGCGGCGAGGCAGGCGACGGCGGCAGAGGTCGAAAGCGCCAAGACGGCGGCGGTGCAGCAGTTCCTGCGGTCCAAGGAGTACACGCGGCGGGTCGCTGAGCAAGCGCTGCCGGCTTACGAGAGCGGCGCGGAGGACATGAAGCGCGTCGCGCTCCGGCTGAGCCCACGCCTCGACGCCGCCAAGCTGGTCCTGCCGCTGGATTAG